The following are from one region of the Streptomyces changanensis genome:
- a CDS encoding amidase, producing the protein MTPHAAVADLGLVEQARLVREGGASSESLVRAALDRIEATRDTLNAFRCVRADAALAEAADADRRLAAGERLPLLGVPVAVKDDTDVAGLPTRFGCAGDVPPAASDGEAVRRLRAAGAIVVGKTNSCELGQWPFTEGPAFGATRNPWDAGHTPGGSSGGSAAAVAAGLVPAALGSDGAGSIRIPAAWTHLVGVKPQRGRVSVHPYDDCFEGLTVNGPLARTVADAALLLDAVSGAHPREGFRLPAVDASAAARRDPGRLRVALAWRPPFTGTRAPLHPGVRRAVTALAETLARLGHTVEEARPDYGLVGLGFLPRATAGIAAYADRHPDPALLDPRTRGATRTGHRLGGRLLRAARARELRQHRRIGALFTAYDVVLTPTTAAPPPRIGAFDGLPGWRTDLAIAAACPYAWPWNVLGWPAVNVPAGFTADGLPVGAQLLGPGGGEERLVSLAAQLEDDLRWYELRPPGAPAAAA; encoded by the coding sequence ATGACCCCTCACGCGGCGGTGGCGGACCTCGGGCTCGTGGAGCAGGCACGGCTGGTGCGGGAGGGCGGGGCCAGCTCGGAGTCTCTCGTGCGGGCCGCGCTCGACCGGATCGAGGCGACCCGCGACACCCTCAACGCCTTCCGCTGCGTCCGCGCCGACGCGGCCCTCGCCGAGGCGGCGGACGCCGACCGGCGCCTCGCGGCGGGGGAGCGCCTGCCGCTCCTCGGCGTGCCCGTGGCCGTCAAGGACGACACCGACGTCGCCGGGCTGCCGACCCGCTTCGGCTGTGCGGGAGACGTCCCGCCAGCCGCCTCCGACGGCGAGGCCGTGCGCCGGCTGCGCGCCGCGGGCGCGATCGTCGTCGGCAAGACCAACTCCTGCGAGCTGGGCCAGTGGCCGTTCACCGAGGGCCCCGCCTTCGGCGCCACCCGCAACCCCTGGGACGCCGGGCACACGCCCGGCGGCTCGTCCGGAGGGTCCGCGGCGGCCGTCGCCGCCGGGCTGGTGCCGGCCGCCCTCGGCTCGGACGGCGCCGGGTCGATCCGCATCCCCGCCGCCTGGACCCACCTCGTCGGCGTCAAACCGCAGCGCGGCCGGGTCTCCGTCCACCCGTACGACGACTGCTTCGAGGGCCTCACCGTCAACGGTCCCCTCGCCCGCACCGTCGCCGACGCCGCCCTCCTGCTCGACGCCGTCTCCGGGGCGCATCCCCGGGAGGGCTTCCGGCTGCCGGCCGTCGACGCGTCGGCCGCCGCCCGCCGCGACCCGGGCCGCCTGCGCGTCGCCCTGGCCTGGCGGCCGCCCTTCACCGGCACCCGCGCCCCCCTGCACCCGGGCGTGCGCCGCGCGGTCACCGCGCTCGCCGAGACCCTCGCCCGGCTCGGCCACACCGTGGAGGAGGCCCGCCCCGACTACGGCCTCGTCGGGCTCGGCTTCCTGCCCCGCGCCACCGCCGGGATAGCGGCCTACGCCGACCGCCACCCCGATCCCGCCCTCCTCGACCCGCGCACCCGCGGCGCCACCCGCACGGGCCACCGTCTCGGCGGCCGGCTCCTGCGCGCCGCCCGCGCCCGCGAACTGCGCCAGCACCGCAGGATCGGCGCACTGTTCACCGCGTACGACGTGGTCCTCACGCCCACCACGGCCGCCCCGCCCCCACGGATCGGCGCCTTCGACGGTCTGCCGGGGTGGCGCACCGACCTCGCCATCGCGGCGGCCTGCCCCTACGCCTGGCCGTGGAACGTCCTCGGCTGGCCCGCCGTCAACGTCCCCGCCGGCTTCACCGCCGACGGCCTGCCCGTCGGCGCCCAACTGCTCGGCCCCGGCGGCGGTGAGGAACGGCTCGTCTCCCTCGCCGCCCAGCTGGAGGACGACCTGCGCTGGTACGAGCTCCGCCCGCCGGGCGCACCGGCCGCCGCTGCCTGA